The following coding sequences are from one Bradyrhizobium sp. WSM471 window:
- a CDS encoding DNA polymerase/3'-5' exonuclease PolX, producing MASVDLRTIVSLLREYAQRTALRGGNPYRAKAYTRAADSLAALAVPLDVLIAEDRLTEIPGVGDAIADIITKLHKTGSHPSLEKLRKEIPEGVLEMLAVPGLRPEKVLRLYKDLGITSLAELEAAAKDDRIKKAKGLGAALQTKILQNLAIAKSGEGRLHLHRAAALLAHAKDSLRKARPELKRVTIAGDFRRGCELVGDLTIVAEAAKIEKAANASATDGLQIRLSDRNHFGAALLFGTGSAAHIERLQALAAEKGMRLESDGLHKGRTLIAGDEVQIYSALGLPFIDPELREGRGEVELALKGKLPKLVTDKDLRGILHCHTDASDGTESLDTMAKAARQRGFEYFGVADHSKSAHYAGGLSEEEIRQQHRDADRLNKRFGKDFRILKGIESDILADGSLDYADDVLQRFDFVVASVHGRFKLDPKAQTQRLLRAISDPHTTIIGHMTGRQLQRRPGYEIDIEKVLRACARHDVVVEINAHPWRLDLDWRWHQAALEFGCMMSINPDAHSIPELDHMHWGVEMARKGGVPADRVLNAMALPEITRYLRQKRRSVARAA from the coding sequence GTGGCTTCCGTTGACTTACGCACCATCGTCAGTCTCCTGCGAGAATACGCACAGCGGACGGCGTTGCGTGGCGGCAACCCGTACAGGGCGAAAGCCTACACGCGGGCCGCAGACAGCCTGGCGGCCCTTGCCGTCCCTCTGGACGTGCTCATCGCCGAAGACCGGCTCACCGAGATTCCCGGCGTCGGAGATGCGATCGCCGACATCATCACCAAGCTTCACAAGACGGGCTCTCATCCGAGCCTTGAGAAGCTCCGGAAGGAGATACCCGAGGGCGTGCTCGAGATGCTCGCCGTTCCCGGCCTCCGCCCCGAGAAGGTGCTGCGGCTCTACAAGGATCTCGGCATCACCTCGCTCGCCGAGTTGGAGGCCGCCGCCAAGGACGACCGTATCAAGAAGGCCAAAGGCCTCGGCGCCGCGCTGCAGACCAAGATCCTGCAAAACCTGGCCATCGCCAAAAGTGGAGAAGGTCGCCTCCATCTGCACCGTGCCGCCGCCCTGCTCGCGCACGCCAAGGATTCGCTCCGCAAGGCTCGGCCGGAGCTCAAGCGCGTGACCATCGCAGGCGACTTCCGCCGCGGCTGCGAACTGGTCGGCGACCTCACGATCGTTGCGGAGGCTGCCAAGATCGAGAAGGCGGCGAATGCTTCGGCGACCGACGGACTGCAAATCCGCTTGTCCGACCGCAACCACTTCGGCGCCGCCCTTCTTTTCGGCACCGGCTCAGCCGCTCACATCGAGAGGCTCCAGGCTTTGGCCGCGGAGAAAGGAATGCGGCTGGAGAGCGACGGGCTGCACAAGGGCCGCACCCTGATCGCCGGCGACGAGGTCCAGATCTATAGTGCCCTCGGTCTGCCGTTCATCGATCCTGAACTCCGTGAGGGCCGCGGCGAGGTGGAGCTCGCCCTGAAGGGCAAGTTGCCGAAGCTCGTCACCGACAAGGACCTGCGCGGAATCCTTCATTGCCACACCGATGCCTCCGACGGCACGGAGAGCTTGGACACGATGGCCAAGGCCGCGCGCCAGCGCGGCTTCGAGTATTTCGGCGTCGCCGACCACTCCAAGTCCGCGCACTACGCGGGCGGCCTCTCGGAGGAAGAGATCAGGCAGCAGCACCGGGACGCCGACCGGTTGAACAAGCGCTTCGGCAAGGATTTCCGGATCCTGAAAGGCATCGAGTCCGACATTCTGGCCGACGGCTCGCTCGACTATGCGGACGACGTGCTGCAGCGCTTCGACTTCGTGGTCGCGAGCGTCCACGGCCGATTCAAACTCGACCCCAAGGCGCAGACGCAGCGCCTGCTTCGTGCGATCTCCGATCCCCACACCACCATCATAGGCCATATGACCGGGCGGCAGCTGCAGCGGCGGCCGGGCTACGAAATCGACATCGAGAAGGTGTTGCGGGCATGCGCTAGGCATGACGTCGTCGTCGAGATCAATGCCCACCCTTGGCGGCTCGACCTGGATTGGCGCTGGCATCAGGCCGCCCTCGAGTTCGGCTGCATGATGAGCATCAATCCGGACGCGCACTCGATCCCCGAGCTCGACCACATGCACTGGGGCGTCGAGATGGCCCGGAAGGGCGGCGTCCCTGCCGACCGGGTTCTGAACGCGATGGCCCTTCCGGAGATCACGCGCTACCTCCGCCAGAAGCGGCGCTCGGTCGCCCGGGCGGCCTGA
- a CDS encoding GlsB/YeaQ/YmgE family stress response membrane protein: protein MGIIWTIIIGFIAGIIAKFIMPGDNEPSGFILTTILGIVGAFVATYLGQALGWYRPGQGAGLVGAVVGAIIVLFIYGFVAGRSRRAI from the coding sequence ATGGGCATTATCTGGACGATCATCATTGGCTTCATCGCAGGCATCATCGCGAAGTTCATCATGCCCGGCGATAACGAGCCCTCGGGCTTCATCCTGACCACAATCCTGGGAATAGTAGGGGCGTTCGTTGCGACCTATCTTGGTCAGGCTCTCGGCTGGTACCGGCCAGGACAAGGCGCGGGGCTAGTGGGGGCAGTGGTAGGCGCCATCATCGTGCTTTTCATCTACGGTTTTGTGGCCGGTCGCAGCCGTCGGGCCATCTAA
- a CDS encoding YidB family protein, whose protein sequence is MSRGMPSMTALLGMLAIAGYQNRDKLADMFRSATSGQPAGAKDSLSGMLGNLGGLVGGGGVGSLLNGGIGELLEHFKQNGQGEAAQSWINQGPNRDVTPPELQQAIGPDVLQKLEQQTGLSQQEILDRLSRELPTAVDKYTPDGRLPAPSAG, encoded by the coding sequence ATGAGCCGCGGAATGCCATCGATGACCGCCCTCTTGGGTATGCTCGCAATCGCCGGTTACCAGAATCGTGACAAGTTGGCCGACATGTTTCGCAGTGCGACCTCCGGTCAGCCGGCGGGTGCCAAGGATTCCCTGAGCGGCATGCTCGGCAACCTTGGTGGCCTTGTGGGGGGCGGCGGCGTGGGTTCGCTCCTGAACGGCGGGATCGGCGAGTTGCTCGAGCACTTCAAGCAGAACGGACAGGGCGAGGCGGCTCAATCCTGGATCAATCAGGGGCCAAACCGGGATGTCACCCCGCCCGAACTCCAGCAGGCTATCGGTCCGGACGTCCTTCAAAAGCTGGAGCAGCAGACCGGCCTGTCGCAGCAGGAGATCCTCGACCGATTGTCCCGAGAGCTTCCGACGGCCGTGGACAAATACACGCCTGATGGACGTCTTCCGGCTCCATCGGCGGGATAA
- a CDS encoding MOSC domain-containing protein produces the protein MPQAHDLSLQGRVVAVAADPGHNFSKPLQDRIVLVEGHGVEGDAHAGPFVRHRYLARRRPGLPNLRQVHLIPSELFASLSDAGFEVGELGENITTAGLDLERMPLGTLIELGPTAIVELTGLRTPCVLIDRFHPGLKQQVLSSAETGPPFKSGVLGVVRAGGMVAAGDTARARPPSSSFRPLPAV, from the coding sequence ATGCCGCAGGCGCACGATCTCTCGCTGCAGGGAAGGGTGGTGGCGGTCGCCGCCGACCCGGGGCACAACTTCAGCAAACCGCTCCAGGACCGCATCGTCCTGGTGGAAGGCCACGGCGTCGAAGGCGACGCCCACGCCGGCCCATTCGTCCGGCACCGCTATCTCGCCCGCCGCCGGCCAGGCCTGCCCAATCTCCGGCAGGTCCACCTGATCCCGTCCGAGCTCTTTGCCTCCCTCTCGGACGCGGGCTTCGAGGTAGGAGAGCTCGGCGAGAACATCACCACTGCCGGTCTGGACCTTGAGCGGATGCCGCTCGGGACGCTCATCGAGCTTGGACCAACGGCCATCGTGGAACTGACCGGCCTCCGGACGCCTTGCGTTCTGATCGACCGCTTCCACCCCGGCCTTAAGCAACAGGTGCTCTCGTCGGCGGAAACGGGCCCTCCGTTCAAATCTGGGGTGCTGGGTGTGGTACGGGCCGGCGGGATGGTCGCGGCTGGTGATACCGCGCGGGCTCGCCCTCCGTCCTCCTCGTTTCGGCCTCTGCCGGCCGTGTAG